A genomic segment from Leptospira congkakensis encodes:
- a CDS encoding kelch repeat-containing protein, translating to MQNSKVLIMGGYDGRFILSDSEIYDPLTNSFIIISPMNIPRTYHTSTLLNDGRVLITGGFGKQSEKLKSAEIFHPETNTFELIGNLIIACGGANQFGQIRSCEVNSDGGFRLLNGQL from the coding sequence TTGCAAAATAGTAAAGTATTAATTATGGGAGGTTATGATGGACGATTCATTCTTTCTGATTCAGAAATATATGATCCGTTAACAAATTCATTTATAATCATATCACCAATGAATATTCCTCGAACGTATCACACTTCTACATTATTAAATGATGGTCGAGTACTCATTACAGGTGGATTTGGAAAACAATCAGAAAAATTAAAATCAGCAGAAATTTTTCATCCAGAAACAAATACTTTTGAATTAATTGGAAATTTAATTATTGCCTGTGGTGGTGCGAATCAATTTGGTCAAATTAGGAGTTGCGAAGTAAATTCTGATGGCGGTTTTCGTTTACTAAATGGTCAGTTGTGA
- a CDS encoding sulfatase-like hydrolase/transferase produces the protein MKLFKILLSTFFVLFIILGILYYNRLLLLRYSLGWITDIRHPREPNHPVPWLVGPENPKETLKTRPPNVVVIMADDLGFNDVTTYGGGYADLGVPTPNIDSIAKDGVRFDSGYSGSAVCTVSRAALMTGRYPSRFGVEFTPTPGALARVGADLYADPGRLYPVVIDKEKAEKSKSFNELGMPGSEITIAEVLKERGYHSVHIGKWHLGSTEEMRPNKQGFDESLFMESGLYLPVDDPNVYNSKQDFDPIDQFLWPNMRFGVSYNGGNWFEPSRYLTDYFADEAVKVIKTNKHRPFFLFLAHWAVHTPLQASKEDYDALSHIKDHRKRVYLSMIRSLDRSVGKILHSLREEGLDENTIVIFTSDNGAPNYIGLPDVNSPYRGWKLTLFQGGIRVPYVAKWPGHIKPGTKYQNAITNIDILPTVADAAGVKLPLDREIDGVNLLPYLKGQAIQKPRPLFWSDGYYQTVQSEGWKLIRTERPKKKWLFHLDTDPLEKKNVISLFPDRLAKLDSLLDHYNKQMPKPLWPSFIEFPVSIDKTLDQKQEADDEYTYWVN, from the coding sequence ATGAAACTTTTTAAAATTCTACTCTCTACCTTTTTTGTTCTTTTTATCATTCTTGGTATTCTTTATTACAATCGTTTGCTACTACTCCGTTATTCTCTTGGTTGGATCACAGACATTCGTCATCCGAGAGAGCCGAACCATCCTGTGCCATGGCTAGTGGGACCAGAGAATCCAAAAGAAACACTAAAAACTCGCCCACCAAATGTCGTCGTAATTATGGCAGATGATTTAGGTTTTAATGATGTTACAACTTATGGTGGTGGTTATGCGGACCTTGGTGTTCCCACGCCTAATATTGATTCCATAGCGAAAGACGGAGTGCGATTTGATTCTGGATATTCGGGGAGTGCAGTTTGTACGGTTTCTCGTGCGGCTCTAATGACAGGTCGGTATCCCTCTCGTTTTGGAGTCGAGTTTACTCCGACACCAGGTGCTCTCGCAAGAGTGGGTGCAGATTTGTATGCGGATCCAGGCCGTTTGTATCCCGTTGTGATTGATAAAGAAAAGGCTGAAAAGTCCAAAAGTTTTAATGAGTTAGGGATGCCTGGTTCGGAAATTACCATTGCCGAAGTTTTGAAAGAACGAGGGTATCATTCAGTTCATATTGGAAAATGGCATTTGGGAAGTACGGAAGAAATGAGACCCAACAAACAGGGATTTGACGAATCATTGTTTATGGAGAGTGGTTTGTATCTTCCTGTTGATGATCCCAATGTCTACAATTCTAAACAAGACTTCGATCCTATTGATCAGTTTTTATGGCCCAATATGCGTTTTGGTGTGAGTTATAACGGTGGTAATTGGTTTGAACCCAGTCGGTATTTGACAGATTATTTTGCGGATGAAGCCGTTAAGGTAATCAAAACAAACAAACATAGACCGTTCTTTTTATTTTTAGCACACTGGGCCGTACACACTCCCTTACAAGCAAGTAAGGAAGATTATGATGCTCTTTCGCATATCAAAGATCATCGGAAACGAGTGTATTTGAGTATGATTCGTTCCCTTGATCGCAGTGTTGGAAAAATTTTGCATTCACTCAGAGAAGAAGGTTTGGATGAAAACACGATTGTGATTTTTACAAGTGATAATGGAGCACCTAATTATATTGGACTACCCGATGTGAACTCACCATACCGTGGTTGGAAACTGACTCTCTTTCAAGGTGGGATTCGCGTTCCTTATGTGGCAAAGTGGCCAGGCCATATCAAACCAGGTACAAAATACCAGAATGCAATTACGAATATTGATATTTTGCCTACTGTAGCAGATGCTGCTGGCGTGAAACTACCGTTAGATAGAGAGATTGATGGTGTGAATCTTCTTCCTTATTTAAAAGGCCAGGCAATCCAAAAACCAAGACCACTATTTTGGAGTGATGGCTATTACCAAACAGTGCAATCAGAAGGTTGGAAATTGATTCGAACAGAACGTCCGAAAAAGAAATGGTTATTCCATTTGGACACGGATCCATTAGAAAAGAAAAATGTTATTTCTCTATTTCCAGATAGGTTAGCGAAGTTAGATAGTTTATTAGATCATTATAACAAACAAATGCCGAAACCACTTTGGCCTTCGTTCATTGAATTTCCTGTTTCGATTGATAAAACTTTAGATCAAAAACAGGAAGCCGATGATGAATATACGTATTGGGTGAATTGA
- a CDS encoding SUMF1/EgtB/PvdO family nonheme iron enzyme — MKFAILVLFCFLWQCSLIQNYFGTKNFCHYPKSNENPNLPGMVWVPSGKFEKGSNVYPEESPIYTTTVSGFWMDETEVTNDEFAKFVWETGYQTEAETNLNPNSEEVKFDVYQPGAVVFQNPSNQGKVNSHLEWWTYVPGTNWRHPDGPNSSIEGKGSYPVVAVSYQDVSSYAKWKGRVLPTEVEWEWAAANGSKEEANTWQGEFPFLDEGEDGFIGISPVGCFAKNKFGLYDMIGNVWEYTADPWPVDKTLDKSKYHTIKGGSFLCSSNYCKRYRAAAKQPQEDQLASNHIGFRTIVRNHFNEFKKYERKNYEVKSN; from the coding sequence ATGAAATTTGCGATTTTGGTATTGTTTTGTTTTCTTTGGCAGTGTTCACTGATTCAAAATTATTTCGGAACCAAGAATTTTTGTCATTATCCGAAATCAAATGAGAACCCGAATCTTCCTGGAATGGTTTGGGTTCCTTCAGGAAAATTCGAAAAAGGATCCAATGTGTATCCTGAAGAATCACCAATATATACCACAACTGTTTCGGGATTTTGGATGGATGAAACAGAGGTTACCAATGATGAGTTTGCAAAATTTGTTTGGGAGACAGGTTATCAAACAGAAGCTGAAACTAACTTGAATCCAAACTCGGAAGAGGTGAAGTTTGATGTTTATCAGCCAGGTGCTGTTGTCTTTCAGAATCCTTCAAACCAAGGTAAAGTAAATTCTCATTTAGAATGGTGGACTTATGTTCCTGGAACCAATTGGCGTCATCCTGATGGACCAAATTCTTCCATCGAAGGAAAAGGATCCTATCCTGTAGTCGCAGTGAGTTATCAGGATGTTAGTTCTTATGCCAAATGGAAGGGGCGGGTCTTACCAACAGAGGTGGAATGGGAATGGGCTGCCGCCAATGGGAGTAAGGAAGAAGCCAATACCTGGCAAGGTGAATTTCCTTTCTTAGATGAAGGAGAGGATGGATTTATTGGAATATCACCTGTTGGTTGTTTTGCGAAAAATAAATTTGGGCTTTATGATATGATCGGAAATGTTTGGGAATACACTGCCGATCCATGGCCTGTGGATAAAACTTTAGACAAATCAAAATACCATACCATCAAAGGTGGATCTTTTCTTTGTTCGTCAAACTATTGCAAACGATATAGGGCAGCAGCAAAACAACCACAAGAAGACCAATTGGCAAGTAACCATATTGGGTTTCGAACAATCGTACGCAATCATTTCAATGAATTCAAAAAATATGAAAGGAAAAACTATGAAGTTAAATCAAACTAA
- a CDS encoding MBL fold metallo-hydrolase codes for MKLNQTKSLYNKILFLFICSLGSLTLSCSWDRFVISRVNESTAVKAKAAKELLNKDKITIVLTGTGSPLPSESIQNSTAIFVNGQFLLFDAGDGVAMAMEKLHLPVSEIGAVFITHFHSDHFADLGEVIDRSWLLGRQKPLTVYGPKGITDLVNGFLKSYQSEYYYRTKHHGEAVMPSQWKGAKTNEFSPKSDGSSRIVYEKDGVVVHAFFVNHVPVEPAVGYRVEYKGKSIVISGDTADSEFLKKQSSGVDYLISEVMNKSMIAKVEKAYESIDHERFRKIMKDIQLYHIDATELGNLAEEAKVKTLVLTHMIPFVKGYIQTKAIYKDPIQKVYHGDLIIGHDGKRIEIPLP; via the coding sequence ATGAAGTTAAATCAAACTAAATCACTCTATAACAAGATTCTATTCTTGTTTATCTGTTCCCTCGGTTCACTCACACTCTCTTGTTCTTGGGATCGTTTTGTCATCAGTCGTGTAAACGAAAGTACAGCTGTAAAAGCCAAAGCAGCAAAAGAACTTTTGAACAAGGATAAAATCACCATCGTCCTTACAGGAACAGGTTCTCCACTTCCTTCGGAAAGCATTCAGAATTCTACAGCCATTTTTGTGAATGGTCAGTTTTTGTTATTTGACGCGGGTGACGGTGTTGCCATGGCAATGGAAAAGTTACACCTACCGGTTTCTGAAATCGGTGCTGTTTTTATTACCCATTTTCATTCGGATCATTTTGCAGACTTAGGAGAAGTGATTGATCGCAGTTGGTTACTTGGAAGACAAAAACCTCTTACTGTGTATGGGCCCAAAGGAATTACGGATCTTGTAAATGGATTTTTAAAGAGTTATCAATCGGAATATTATTACCGCACAAAACATCATGGAGAGGCGGTTATGCCATCGCAGTGGAAAGGTGCCAAAACAAATGAGTTTTCTCCTAAATCAGATGGATCCTCTAGAATTGTATATGAAAAAGATGGAGTTGTGGTTCATGCATTTTTTGTAAACCATGTGCCAGTGGAACCTGCTGTTGGTTACAGGGTTGAGTATAAGGGTAAATCTATTGTGATTTCTGGAGATACTGCTGATTCGGAATTTTTAAAGAAACAATCCTCTGGTGTGGATTATTTGATTTCTGAAGTGATGAACAAATCCATGATTGCAAAAGTCGAAAAAGCTTACGAATCTATTGATCATGAGCGATTTAGAAAAATTATGAAAGATATTCAGTTGTATCATATTGATGCTACTGAACTCGGAAATTTAGCGGAAGAAGCAAAAGTAAAAACTTTAGTATTAACCCATATGATTCCTTTTGTGAAAGGATATATCCAAACCAAAGCAATTTATAAAGATCCAATTCAGAAAGTGTATCATGGCGATTTGATCATTGGACACGATGGTAAAAGAATTGAAATTCCTTTACCATGA
- a CDS encoding alkyl sulfatase dimerization domain-containing protein, translating into MKIKSLILCFFLILLVYCHSTKSKTAVNDSGHVHLEEFNAEFEKKIYEVAPGVYSAVGYGIANSILLVGKDGLIIIDTLDELKASKQVLEDFRKISSLPIKAIIYTHSHPDHIFGSESFVTDGSPEVYAHESLLPTVQKLASETTPIIGTRSARMFGNYLEKSDLVNVGIGPYQGYNADTKLDFVPPTKTFRDSLDIEVSGIRLRLIHAPGETDDQIYIYHPEKNILFVGDNIYKAFPNLYTIRGTWFRSLKHWYESLDIIRNLKPDHLVPSHGKPISGKSNIYDIVTDYRDTVQFVHDQSLRGINAGYHPDDLVQLIQLPEHLKKSPYLKEIYGKVSWSVRSAFTGNLGWYSGDSAELQPLDRKVYADLIVDLAGGSENLLKYTKSKLQSKEYQTVLTLSGYLLRNDPKLTDVIPLRIEALEKLGASESNANAKHYYLTEAFELRNQFVAKIKVRPSPALLRRYPVKVILSSFVTNLDPKLSVNTDEKVGFVFLDTKESYSIHVRKGVAEVIPGLLTDANLIVELDSQDWKEMLTRLKSPATTLLKFRFKKGNLLSFTQFLKKFSPKEQILTLQIPTEAYHLKAQSR; encoded by the coding sequence ATGAAAATTAAATCCTTAATCCTCTGTTTTTTTTTAATCCTACTGGTCTATTGTCATTCTACAAAATCAAAAACTGCTGTAAATGATTCCGGTCATGTCCATTTAGAAGAGTTTAATGCCGAGTTTGAAAAAAAAATTTATGAAGTGGCACCAGGAGTTTATTCCGCAGTTGGCTATGGAATCGCCAACTCAATCTTACTTGTTGGGAAAGATGGCCTCATCATCATTGATACGTTAGACGAGTTAAAGGCATCCAAACAAGTTTTAGAAGATTTTCGAAAAATTTCTTCGTTGCCAATCAAAGCAATCATTTACACACATAGCCACCCTGATCATATTTTTGGTTCCGAGTCATTTGTTACGGATGGATCACCGGAAGTGTATGCACACGAGAGTTTACTTCCTACGGTTCAGAAATTAGCAAGTGAAACCACTCCCATCATTGGAACGAGGAGTGCTCGGATGTTTGGAAATTATTTAGAAAAAAGTGACTTGGTCAATGTAGGGATAGGGCCTTACCAAGGTTATAATGCTGATACAAAATTAGATTTTGTTCCTCCAACAAAAACGTTTCGAGACAGTCTTGATATCGAAGTTTCAGGAATAAGACTGAGACTGATCCATGCTCCAGGTGAAACGGACGATCAAATTTATATTTATCATCCAGAAAAAAATATCTTATTTGTCGGTGATAATATTTATAAAGCATTCCCCAATTTATATACGATTCGTGGAACTTGGTTTCGGAGTTTGAAACATTGGTACGAGTCGCTGGATATCATCCGAAATTTAAAACCGGACCACCTGGTTCCTAGTCACGGAAAACCCATCTCAGGTAAATCAAATATTTATGATATAGTAACTGATTATCGAGATACCGTACAATTTGTACACGATCAGTCGCTGCGTGGTATCAATGCAGGTTACCATCCGGATGACTTGGTACAATTGATCCAACTCCCAGAACATCTAAAAAAATCTCCTTATCTTAAAGAAATTTATGGAAAAGTGTCTTGGTCGGTTCGTTCGGCATTTACTGGAAATTTGGGTTGGTATAGTGGAGATTCCGCGGAATTACAACCCTTGGATCGAAAGGTTTATGCTGACTTGATTGTAGATTTAGCTGGTGGAAGTGAAAATTTACTTAAGTATACAAAAAGTAAACTTCAATCAAAAGAATATCAAACAGTATTAACACTTTCTGGTTACCTTCTTCGGAATGATCCAAAGTTAACGGATGTCATTCCTTTGCGAATAGAAGCGCTGGAAAAATTGGGTGCGTCTGAATCAAATGCCAATGCAAAACATTATTATCTAACGGAAGCTTTCGAATTACGAAATCAGTTTGTTGCCAAAATTAAAGTAAGACCAAGTCCGGCTTTGTTAAGACGTTATCCTGTAAAAGTAATTTTAAGCAGTTTTGTAACGAATTTGGATCCGAAATTAAGCGTAAATACAGACGAAAAAGTCGGATTTGTGTTTCTTGATACGAAAGAATCATATTCCATCCACGTAAGAAAAGGGGTAGCAGAAGTGATTCCTGGTTTACTCACAGATGCGAATTTGATTGTAGAGCTTGATTCTCAAGATTGGAAAGAAATGTTAACTCGGTTGAAGTCACCAGCAACAACACTCCTTAAATTTCGATTTAAAAAAGGGAACTTGTTGTCTTTTACTCAGTTTCTAAAGAAGTTTTCACCGAAGGAACAAATCCTGACGTTACAGATTCCTACCGAAGCCTATCACCTTAAAGCCCAAAGCAGGTAA
- a CDS encoding transposase translates to MTSKEISRKLNLSYKSSYFLKKRIQVLFSILNESLQKQLYNELQEATKDFRLPKEGNLTKALKNKPLAVADTVILYSSSLKANKHRSRRYKTGSASIYLSNALGGEQKGTMVHTIGINHGMTFYKSIPLNNQKYLGKDLDEKIPRYVPLFTDEYYTFIWDRPNHRMVNHSKKSKDPRYNLSRERWITKDGVTSNSAEARNNILKQSFRSYGYISPQWSQLYLNEISFLGNVRFDEELRGLLLGREAVGEGDRCFPTNQ, encoded by the coding sequence ATGACTTCTAAGGAGATCTCTAGGAAACTAAATTTATCCTACAAGAGTTCTTATTTTCTAAAGAAAAGAATCCAGGTTCTATTCTCTATCCTAAATGAGTCCCTTCAAAAACAGCTCTATAATGAATTACAAGAGGCTACTAAGGACTTCAGGCTACCGAAGGAGGGAAACCTCACTAAAGCCCTTAAAAACAAGCCTCTAGCTGTTGCAGATACAGTTATTTTATACTCCTCATCTCTAAAAGCCAATAAGCATAGATCCCGAAGATACAAAACTGGATCAGCTTCAATCTACTTAAGTAATGCGTTAGGAGGGGAGCAGAAAGGCACAATGGTCCATACTATTGGGATTAATCATGGTATGACCTTTTACAAATCTATTCCCTTGAATAATCAGAAGTATCTAGGGAAGGACTTAGATGAGAAAATCCCAAGGTATGTGCCTTTATTCACAGATGAGTATTATACATTCATCTGGGACAGACCTAACCATCGGATGGTGAATCATTCTAAAAAATCAAAAGACCCTAGATATAACTTAAGTAGAGAAAGATGGATCACGAAGGATGGTGTAACATCTAATAGTGCAGAAGCTCGAAACAATATCCTTAAGCAAAGTTTCCGAAGTTATGGATACATAAGTCCACAATGGTCGCAATTATACCTGAATGAGATCAGCTTTCTAGGCAATGTAAGGTTCGATGAGGAGCTTAGAGGCTTACTTCTAGGAAGAGAAGCTGTGGGTGAAGGTGATAGGTGCTTTCCTACCAATCAATAG
- a CDS encoding SDR family oxidoreductase — translation MDIDSLLQDLKTLLDSPKELVTISEEKRLELMILCGKISRPDRNEVRRRNRTVRVEKKQTLKIQEKQKTALTGIRRARETAVFKAPLQISNSAGWSWDKAEELSNPKPCYICKTPFTKLHFFYDSMCPNCAELNYSKRFQTTDLKGTVAIITGSRLKIGYQATLLLLRAGARVIATTRFPNDSAIRFSKETDFHLWKDRLQIFGLDLRHTPSVEIFCKFLENHLERLDILINNAAQTVRRPPGFYSHLLDTEKLSLSELPMDAQKLLNFYQHCKQELDSYRSDSEMKDTATALAVSWNHKTPGVGIRSSAALSQIPYSHDNSHELEAVFPEGELDADLQQVDLRKTNSWRLKLGEINTSEMLEVQLVNAVAPFVLCNRLVGIMRKDNTGKKHIINVSAMEGKFHRFKKEDRHPHTNMAKAALNMMTHTSAEDFAKDGIFMNAVDTGWVTDEDPVELAKRKQDLHDFQPPLDIVDGAARVIDPLFDGINTGKHWIGKFLKDYFPIDW, via the coding sequence ATGGACATCGATTCTTTGTTACAGGATTTAAAAACTCTTTTGGATTCCCCAAAGGAACTTGTAACCATCTCCGAAGAAAAACGATTGGAACTCATGATCCTTTGTGGGAAAATTTCTCGCCCAGATCGTAATGAAGTGCGGAGAAGAAACCGCACAGTTCGAGTAGAAAAAAAACAAACTCTTAAAATTCAAGAAAAACAAAAAACAGCACTAACAGGAATCAGGCGGGCGAGAGAAACGGCTGTTTTCAAAGCTCCACTACAAATTTCCAATTCAGCTGGATGGTCTTGGGACAAAGCAGAAGAACTTTCAAATCCCAAACCTTGTTATATCTGTAAAACTCCGTTTACAAAACTTCATTTTTTTTATGACTCAATGTGTCCGAATTGTGCGGAACTCAATTATTCAAAAAGATTTCAAACAACAGATCTAAAAGGGACGGTAGCAATCATCACTGGCTCTCGGTTAAAAATCGGATATCAGGCCACCTTGCTTTTGTTACGTGCCGGTGCTCGAGTCATTGCTACAACAAGATTCCCAAATGATTCCGCAATTCGCTTTTCTAAAGAAACAGATTTTCATTTGTGGAAAGATCGGTTACAGATTTTTGGACTAGATTTACGACACACACCTAGTGTAGAAATTTTTTGTAAATTTTTAGAAAATCATTTAGAGCGTTTAGACATTCTCATCAACAATGCAGCCCAAACGGTAAGACGACCTCCTGGTTTTTATAGTCATCTTCTTGATACAGAAAAACTAAGTCTTTCTGAATTGCCAATGGATGCACAAAAATTGCTTAATTTCTATCAACATTGTAAACAAGAATTAGATTCTTACAGGTCTGATTCAGAAATGAAAGACACTGCTACAGCCCTTGCTGTGAGTTGGAATCACAAAACACCGGGTGTTGGAATTCGTTCTTCTGCTGCCTTATCCCAAATTCCCTATTCACATGATAATTCCCACGAACTAGAAGCTGTATTCCCAGAAGGGGAATTGGATGCTGATTTACAACAAGTTGACCTTCGCAAAACAAACAGTTGGCGACTAAAACTTGGAGAAATCAATACTTCAGAAATGTTAGAAGTTCAGTTAGTAAATGCAGTGGCACCCTTCGTACTTTGTAACCGACTTGTTGGAATTATGCGGAAAGACAATACGGGAAAAAAACATATCATCAATGTTTCCGCAATGGAAGGAAAATTCCATAGGTTTAAAAAAGAAGACCGTCACCCACATACAAATATGGCCAAAGCTGCCCTGAATATGATGACTCATACCTCAGCAGAAGATTTTGCAAAAGATGGGATCTTTATGAATGCTGTGGACACTGGATGGGTGACAGATGAAGATCCCGTTGAACTTGCAAAAAGAAAACAAGACCTTCATGATTTCCAACCTCCACTGGACATTGTTGATGGCGCTGCGAGAGTCATTGATCCCCTGTTTGACGGCATCAATACAGGGAAACACTGGATTGGAAAATTTTTAAAAGATTACTTCCCTATTGATTGGTAG
- a CDS encoding methyl-accepting chemotaxis protein: MEDSYSNLGMRKLKDLIDSFGERSKEIGSVAASIQQVAKQTNLLALNASIEAARAGEHGRGFEIVANEVTKLSFQTSEATKKISGILSRINIENSSANEDVFEMEKQSILDYAELWTNNIAKELESKFYIMATSLYGLKFLIQSLVHANIGMKREHLLLILQEYLIQNEQQLAYAICCEPNVIDSMDAEYANKEGHDSKGRFVPYCHRHTGRISIEPLQGYDTVGEDGWYTLPRDLGEDVMMEPYDYPIEGKTVKMTSLMTNLFLHSKFAGILGADFSLEQLQSELSPKKLFGFGRTSLITYDGNFASHPEIEFLGTPAELLTEDAKRAVQKGESFTFIDKSNTARILKPVRIGQSKRPWSILVEFNLLSALKK; the protein is encoded by the coding sequence ATGGAAGACAGTTATTCAAATTTAGGAATGCGAAAACTTAAAGATCTTATCGATTCATTTGGAGAAAGATCAAAAGAAATTGGTTCTGTAGCAGCATCGATCCAACAAGTTGCAAAACAAACAAACCTGCTTGCCTTAAATGCTTCGATTGAAGCCGCAAGAGCTGGAGAACATGGACGAGGATTCGAAATTGTAGCCAATGAAGTGACAAAGTTGTCTTTTCAAACATCTGAAGCCACAAAAAAAATCTCGGGAATTTTATCTCGCATCAATATAGAAAATTCATCTGCAAACGAAGATGTTTTTGAGATGGAAAAACAATCAATCCTAGACTATGCAGAACTTTGGACTAACAATATTGCCAAAGAACTTGAATCTAAATTTTACATTATGGCTACCTCACTCTATGGTTTGAAATTTTTAATCCAAAGTTTAGTCCATGCTAATATTGGAATGAAACGAGAACATCTACTTCTAATCTTACAAGAATACTTAATTCAAAATGAACAACAACTTGCATATGCAATCTGTTGCGAACCAAACGTAATTGATTCGATGGATGCAGAATACGCAAATAAAGAAGGTCACGATTCTAAAGGTAGATTTGTTCCCTACTGCCATAGACATACAGGAAGGATTTCGATAGAACCTTTGCAAGGATATGATACAGTCGGTGAAGATGGATGGTATACTCTCCCCCGCGATTTAGGCGAAGATGTAATGATGGAACCTTATGATTATCCAATCGAGGGTAAAACAGTAAAGATGACAAGTCTTATGACCAACTTATTTTTACATTCCAAATTTGCAGGTATCTTAGGAGCAGACTTTTCACTGGAACAATTACAATCAGAACTTTCACCGAAAAAATTATTCGGATTTGGAAGGACATCACTCATCACATACGATGGCAATTTTGCCTCCCACCCAGAAATTGAATTTTTAGGAACCCCGGCAGAACTTCTAACTGAGGATGCAAAACGAGCTGTTCAAAAAGGTGAAAGTTTCACCTTTATCGACAAATCAAATACTGCAAGAATCCTGAAACCAGTTCGAATCGGGCAAAGCAAAAGGCCATGGAGCATCCTTGTGGAATTCAATTTACTTTCCGCACTTAAAAAATAG